One window of the Labilibaculum sp. genome contains the following:
- a CDS encoding P-loop ATPase, Sll1717 family, translating to MNTDQKLVFSDETIQSLFGFEDAESEPIDRLREYYLKKDTFARVVSDLPIRILVGHKGTGKSALFKVAIAEEKENGNLPILIKPDDIAELGKSDENFLLRIRQWKLGLTKIIGSKVLNEFGLYDEKTAGKLSQFGVKLVSFVSETVTSLKDKIDLQPIQIKSINNFLKTKKIIIYLDDLDRGWQGKKDDINRISTLLNAIRDLANDNAGLIFKVSLRSDVYYLVRTSDESTDKIEGSVVWYKWSNHEILVLLIKRVLTFFGEKSDEEQLMKTPQKHLIHYLDRVFEPRFYGKGKWEDVAIHRILMSLTRKRPRDLVKLCSLAAQQAYSSGSNLLRSPHFQAIFEEYSQGRIQDTINEYRTELPLIEKLIFGMKPTKKERFAADGYIYSTAELQIKINNIKQQNNFSFTNGRSATAKDLAQFLFKINFLTARKVLDDGTIQRKYFEENRYLSNSFVDFGYDWEVHPAFRWALQPDDIQDIFNNLILNP from the coding sequence ATGAATACAGATCAGAAATTAGTTTTTTCAGATGAAACTATACAAAGTCTTTTTGGTTTTGAAGATGCAGAAAGTGAACCTATTGATAGGCTTCGAGAATATTATCTTAAAAAAGATACTTTTGCTAGAGTTGTTTCTGATCTACCAATAAGAATACTTGTTGGCCATAAAGGAACTGGGAAGTCTGCTCTTTTCAAAGTCGCTATTGCTGAAGAAAAAGAAAATGGAAATTTACCAATTTTAATAAAGCCTGATGATATTGCAGAGCTTGGAAAATCAGACGAGAATTTCCTATTGAGAATTAGACAATGGAAGCTTGGTTTGACTAAAATTATAGGCTCCAAAGTATTAAATGAATTTGGTTTATATGATGAGAAAACTGCAGGAAAATTGAGTCAGTTTGGAGTGAAATTAGTCTCTTTTGTTTCTGAAACAGTAACATCTCTCAAAGATAAAATTGACTTACAACCAATTCAAATTAAATCAATTAACAATTTCTTAAAGACTAAGAAAATTATTATTTATCTTGATGACTTAGATCGAGGTTGGCAAGGTAAAAAGGATGATATCAACCGAATTTCAACATTATTAAATGCAATACGTGATTTAGCAAACGATAATGCTGGTTTAATATTTAAAGTATCATTAAGATCAGATGTTTATTATTTAGTCCGCACTTCTGATGAATCAACTGATAAAATCGAAGGTTCTGTGGTATGGTATAAATGGTCAAATCATGAGATCTTAGTATTGCTAATTAAACGAGTTCTTACTTTTTTTGGTGAAAAATCCGATGAAGAACAACTAATGAAAACCCCGCAAAAACACTTAATTCATTATCTAGACAGAGTATTTGAGCCACGGTTTTATGGTAAAGGAAAATGGGAAGATGTAGCAATACATAGAATTTTAATGTCACTTACAAGAAAAAGACCACGTGATTTGGTAAAGTTATGCTCTCTAGCCGCTCAACAAGCATATTCTAGTGGTTCGAATCTATTGCGGTCACCACATTTTCAAGCAATATTTGAGGAATATTCCCAAGGTAGAATTCAGGATACAATCAATGAATATCGTACCGAATTACCTCTGATCGAAAAACTAATTTTTGGGATGAAACCTACTAAGAAAGAGAGATTTGCCGCGGATGGATACATTTATTCGACAGCTGAACTTCAAATCAAGATAAATAATATTAAACAGCAAAATAATTTTTCATTTACGAATGGACGCTCTGCCACCGCCAAAGATTTAGCTCAATTCTTATTTAAGATAAATTTTTTGACAGCGAGAAAAGTTTTAGATGACGGAACTATTCAGAGAAAGTATTTTGAGGAAAATAGATATTTATCAAATTCATTTGTTGATTTTGGATATGATTGGGAGGTACATCCTGCATTTAGATGGGCTTTGCAACCAGATGATATTCAAGATATTTTTAATAATCTAATCTTGAATCCTTAA
- a CDS encoding PPK2 family polyphosphate kinase, translated as MNINQYKISKNISLAKTDTFKEIEDAKEKLKHIRRKISELQDIMYAHGKYNMLICLQGMDTSGKDSLVREVFKDVNARGVVVHSFKTPTSAELKHDFLWRHYLALPQRGKICVFNRTHYENVLVTRVHPEYILGENIPSVTSLNDLDDAFYHKRMERIVNFEEHIAESGTIILKFFLHLSKEEQKKRLFRRLSRKEKNWKFSKDDLKERKSWSSYQECYEDAINRTSKDCAPWYVVPADDKATARLIVAETILQSLQSYKDMVEPSLDEETLSHVDEFKRQLEND; from the coding sequence ATGAATATCAATCAATATAAAATATCGAAAAATATAAGCTTAGCCAAGACAGACACTTTCAAAGAAATTGAAGATGCGAAAGAAAAACTAAAACACATCCGCAGAAAAATCAGCGAATTGCAGGATATAATGTATGCCCATGGCAAATACAATATGCTTATTTGTCTGCAAGGTATGGACACATCAGGAAAGGATAGTTTGGTTAGAGAAGTATTTAAAGATGTAAACGCAAGAGGTGTTGTGGTACATAGTTTTAAAACTCCTACTTCAGCTGAATTAAAACATGATTTTTTGTGGCGGCATTACTTGGCACTGCCGCAAAGGGGCAAAATTTGTGTTTTTAACCGCACCCATTACGAAAATGTTTTGGTTACACGGGTACACCCGGAATATATTTTGGGTGAAAACATTCCTTCGGTGACCAGTCTTAACGATTTGGACGATGCCTTTTATCACAAGCGCATGGAACGGATTGTAAATTTTGAAGAGCACATTGCCGAAAGTGGAACTATCATATTAAAATTCTTTTTACATCTCTCCAAAGAGGAACAGAAAAAGAGATTGTTTCGAAGACTTAGCCGCAAAGAAAAAAACTGGAAGTTTTCAAAAGATGATTTGAAGGAACGAAAGTCGTGGAGTTCATATCAGGAATGTTACGAAGATGCTATTAATCGTACATCAAAAGATTGTGCTCCCTGGTATGTTGTTCCTGCAGACGACAAGGCAACCGCCAGGTTGATTGTTGCTGAAACGATACTTCAAAGCCTGCAATCGTACAAAGACATGGTAGAACCAAGTCTCGACGAGGAAACTTTATCGCATGTAGATGAATTTAAAAGGCAACTTGAAAATGATTAA
- the map gene encoding type I methionyl aminopeptidase, giving the protein MSEIIIKTPEQIEGIRKSAQLAGNTLKYISDFVKEGVSTEYLNQLIEEYIRNNGAIPAPLNYHGFPKSCCISLNNVICHGIPDEKTILKNGDILNIDVTTILDGYYGDTSSMFTIGEISEQAAKLVEDTEHALYLGIEQVKPGNYFGNIGFMIGRFAKGKKYSVVYEFCGHGVGIDFHEAPQVEHIAPKNSGPKMKAGMIFTIEPMINLGKPRAIVDERDGWTARTIDKKLSAQFEHTVLVTEDGFEILSDVGEYDIFK; this is encoded by the coding sequence ATGAGTGAAATAATTATTAAAACTCCGGAGCAAATTGAAGGAATTCGAAAAAGTGCTCAATTGGCCGGAAATACTCTAAAATACATTAGCGATTTCGTTAAAGAAGGAGTTAGCACAGAATACTTAAATCAATTAATTGAAGAATACATTCGAAATAATGGTGCAATACCTGCGCCTTTAAATTATCATGGTTTTCCAAAATCATGTTGTATTTCCTTAAATAATGTGATCTGCCACGGTATTCCGGATGAAAAAACCATTCTTAAAAATGGTGATATTTTAAATATTGATGTGACGACAATCTTAGATGGTTACTATGGCGATACAAGCTCCATGTTTACTATTGGTGAGATTTCGGAACAAGCGGCAAAATTGGTTGAAGATACCGAGCATGCTTTGTATTTAGGAATTGAGCAAGTAAAACCTGGCAACTACTTTGGCAATATCGGCTTTATGATTGGGCGGTTTGCCAAAGGGAAAAAATACAGTGTTGTTTACGAATTTTGCGGTCATGGTGTTGGCATCGACTTTCACGAAGCGCCTCAGGTTGAACATATAGCGCCTAAAAATTCAGGGCCAAAAATGAAAGCAGGTATGATTTTCACCATTGAGCCAATGATTAATTTGGGGAAACCAAGAGCTATTGTTGATGAAAGAGATGGCTGGACAGCCCGTACGATTGATAAGAAGTTATCGGCTCAATTTGAACATACTGTTTTAGTAACTGAAGATGGATTTGAAATTCTTTCGGATGTAGGTGAATACGATATTTTTAAGTAG
- a CDS encoding DUF4469 domain-containing protein: protein MAEHLQLLRVGNAASGNNVNTELFKVYPSISGVFVNESDGFDKKRHTIRLNLNAGSRLTEAVGNIELRKVEISVAQPVIQQFTDLKTKAVNETFSPGQIASLKGSLLKFDEADENQGIFFIAGDGTATKAGNVVKNKPSELLFFVPDTLNTGSFQVEVRVALKDSKNIKVGRLLIDLLPVG from the coding sequence TTGGCCGAGCATCTTCAACTTTTGCGGGTAGGAAATGCAGCCAGTGGTAACAATGTAAACACCGAGTTGTTTAAGGTGTATCCGAGTATTTCGGGGGTGTTTGTTAACGAGAGCGATGGTTTCGACAAAAAGCGTCACACCATTCGTTTGAACCTGAACGCAGGCAGTCGGCTGACCGAGGCAGTTGGCAATATCGAATTGCGTAAGGTCGAAATATCTGTGGCACAGCCGGTGATTCAACAGTTCACCGATTTAAAAACCAAAGCCGTAAACGAGACTTTTAGTCCGGGTCAGATTGCTTCTCTAAAAGGATCGCTTTTAAAATTCGATGAGGCGGATGAAAATCAGGGAATCTTTTTTATTGCCGGTGATGGTACTGCCACTAAAGCAGGTAATGTTGTGAAAAACAAACCATCGGAATTGTTGTTTTTTGTACCCGATACTTTGAATACAGGCAGTTTTCAGGTAGAGGTGAGAGTTGCTTTAAAAGACAGTAAAAACATAAAAGTGGGACGCTTGTTAATCGACTTGTTACCTGTTGGTTAA
- a CDS encoding transposase — translation MDKYQNKYRIKTTRLQSWDYGANAPYFVTICTANRKHFFGQVLNGLMQLSEIGRMAESFWLAIPEHFPFVQLDAFVVMPNHVHGIIVINKDDGYCKDTRFCVSTKNQFGPQSKNLASIVRGFKIGVKKYATMHQIEFAWQSLYHDHIIRNDIAYQRIHNYILNNPAKWEEDKFHK, via the coding sequence GTGGACAAATACCAAAACAAATACCGCATAAAAACCACCCGCTTGCAAAGCTGGGATTACGGGGCAAATGCACCCTATTTTGTTACCATCTGTACCGCAAACAGGAAACATTTTTTCGGGCAGGTGCTAAATGGGCTGATGCAATTATCGGAAATCGGAAGAATGGCCGAAAGCTTTTGGCTGGCCATACCCGAACACTTTCCCTTTGTGCAGCTGGATGCCTTTGTGGTAATGCCCAACCATGTGCATGGAATAATTGTGATCAACAAAGATGATGGATATTGTAAAGACACAAGATTTTGTGTCTCCACAAAAAACCAATTCGGGCCACAATCCAAAAATCTGGCATCAATTGTCCGCGGGTTTAAAATTGGTGTGAAAAAATATGCCACCATGCACCAAATCGAATTTGCCTGGCAATCTCTTTACCACGATCACATCATCAGAAATGATATCGCCTACCAACGAATACACAATTATATTCTAAATAATCCCGCAAAATGGGAAGAAGATAAATTCCATAAATAA
- the mscL gene encoding large-conductance mechanosensitive channel protein MscL — translation MNEFKKFIAKGNVLEMAVGLIMALYFGAIVKSLVNDIIMPPVGIVLGGVDFSDLKIILQSAVLESAPGAGDAVGEVAIAYGLFINAIITFLIVAFAIFMLVKSFNKMKEKMEKKAEEAPAAPATPSKEEVLLSEIRDLLKNK, via the coding sequence ATGAACGAATTCAAGAAATTTATAGCCAAAGGAAATGTACTTGAAATGGCTGTCGGTCTGATTATGGCTCTTTACTTTGGTGCCATTGTTAAATCATTGGTAAATGATATTATTATGCCTCCGGTAGGAATTGTATTAGGCGGAGTTGATTTCTCTGATCTGAAAATAATTCTGCAGTCGGCTGTTCTGGAATCGGCACCCGGTGCCGGCGATGCTGTTGGCGAGGTAGCAATTGCTTATGGTTTGTTTATTAATGCAATTATTACCTTCCTGATTGTTGCCTTCGCTATTTTTATGCTTGTAAAATCATTCAATAAAATGAAAGAGAAAATGGAAAAGAAAGCAGAAGAAGCACCTGCGGCACCAGCCACTCCAAGCAAAGAGGAAGTGCTGCTAAGCGAAATCCGCGATCTGCTAAAAAATAAATAA